Genomic segment of Xanthomonas sp. DAR 35659:
CGGCGCCTGCGCGAGGTAGGCGGCGCCGGGCGCCTGCAATGGCACGGCCTGGCCGCGGCGGCGCTGGCGCTGTTGCTGGTGTTCGCCGCACCGTTGCTGCCGGCACCGCTGCGGCTAGGCTACGTGCTGGTGGCGAGCCTGTTGTTCCGGCTGGCCTATGCCACCTGCGATGTGGCGCAAAACACCTTGCTGAGCCTGGCGCAGTGGCCCTGGCGCGGCCACGACGGCGCCAGCGCGCTGCGCCTGGCCGGCAGCGGCGCCGCGACGCTGCTGGTCAGCGGCGTGGTCGGCGCGGTGCTCGCGCGCGGTGCCGACGGCGGCCGCCTGGCGCTGCAGGCCGGCGCCGCGCTGGCGGCGGTGGCGATGCTGTGCGCCTGGCGGCTACGGCAGGCACTGCGGCGACCCGCCCCGGGAGTTCCCGGCGACGGCATCGCGACCGACACCGGCCTCGCGCCCTCGTGGCGCGCGATTCCCTGGCAACCGCTGGCGCTGATCGCGGCGATCTCGCTGACCCTGCCTGCCTTCACCAAGCTCGCCCCGTACGTGGCCGCCTATGGGCTGCTGTCGCCCGGCTGGGGCAGCGCGGTGCTGATCGCCTACGCGCTCGGCACGGTGCTGGTCCAACCCCTGGCCGCGCGTTGGGGCCGGCGGTGCACGCCGGCGCAGCGCCTGGGCTGGCTGGGCGTGGCCCTGCTGCTGA
This window contains:
- a CDS encoding MFS transporter, whose protein sequence is MPHPPPLPALPRLPPAALAAYAGAHFGKSLLWYAGELLLIYSLTEHAGLGATAAGLVLALGLLLNAAIGLGAGWGLRRRLREVGGAGRLQWHGLAAAALALLLVFAAPLLPAPLRLGYVLVASLLFRLAYATCDVAQNTLLSLAQWPWRGHDGASALRLAGSGAATLLVSGVVGAVLARGADGGRLALQAGAALAAVAMLCAWRLRQALRRPAPGVPGDGIATDTGLAPSWRAIPWQPLALIAAISLTLPAFTKLAPYVAAYGLLSPGWGSAVLIAYALGTVLVQPLAARWGRRCTPAQRLGWLGVALLLSAPLFALTLPAQPLLSLVAAACIGAIGGSGGQLVWAWHARRTATRALAQRALCFAALTAAAQVALATGVVLIGLLLDALAYRDGDCTLLCWAMAAGPLLCGALCLLLALLTARRRALPIGSGVAANASSG